The following are encoded together in the Gemmatimonas aurantiaca genome:
- a CDS encoding NADH:flavin oxidoreductase/NADH oxidase produces the protein MSELFSPLTLRALTLRNRVGVSPMCQYSAIDGLATDWHFVHLGAFATGGAGLVITEAAAVVPEGRISPQDLGVWSDDHIPMLRRITDFIHAQGSVAGIQLAHAGRKASTRRPWDGHGAVPVAEGGWANVMAPSAIAYSPDYPEAHALTADGIAQVIEGFAAAARRALTAGFKVAEVHAAHGYLLHQFLSPLTNRRTDVYGGSFDNRVRLTCEVSAAIRAVWPDELPVIVRISATDWAEDGWTVDESVLLAQRLRTLGVDLIDCSSGGLVAHQQISVGPGYQVPFARRLRQEAGIATAAVGLITEAQQAESIVADGDADMVLLAREVLRNPHWPLLAAHQLGVEGPWPAQYLRARPR, from the coding sequence ATGTCCGAACTCTTCTCGCCGCTCACCCTCCGCGCGCTCACGCTGCGCAATCGCGTGGGTGTCTCGCCCATGTGCCAGTATTCCGCCATCGATGGACTGGCCACCGACTGGCACTTCGTGCACCTCGGTGCCTTCGCCACCGGTGGTGCGGGATTGGTGATCACCGAAGCCGCGGCCGTGGTGCCGGAAGGACGCATCTCCCCACAGGACCTGGGCGTCTGGTCGGACGACCACATTCCCATGCTGCGGCGCATCACCGACTTCATTCATGCGCAGGGCAGTGTGGCCGGCATCCAACTCGCGCATGCCGGACGCAAGGCGAGCACACGTCGTCCGTGGGACGGGCATGGTGCCGTGCCCGTGGCGGAGGGCGGATGGGCAAACGTGATGGCGCCCAGTGCGATCGCGTATTCTCCCGACTATCCCGAGGCGCACGCGCTCACGGCCGATGGCATCGCGCAGGTCATCGAGGGCTTCGCCGCAGCGGCGCGTCGTGCGCTGACCGCGGGCTTCAAGGTGGCCGAAGTGCATGCCGCGCACGGCTATCTGTTGCATCAGTTCCTGTCGCCGCTCACCAATCGGCGCACCGACGTCTACGGTGGCAGTTTCGACAACCGTGTCCGTCTCACCTGCGAAGTTTCCGCGGCCATCCGCGCCGTATGGCCCGATGAGTTGCCGGTGATCGTACGCATCTCCGCCACCGACTGGGCCGAGGACGGCTGGACAGTGGACGAATCGGTGCTGCTCGCCCAGCGTCTGCGCACGCTCGGTGTCGATCTCATCGACTGTTCATCGGGTGGACTCGTTGCTCACCAGCAGATCAGTGTGGGTCCCGGGTATCAGGTGCCCTTTGCGCGACGCCTCCGTCAGGAGGCCGGGATCGCGACCGCCGCGGTCGGACTCATCACCGAGGCGCAGCAGGCCGAATCGATCGTGGCCGACGGCGATGCCGACATGGTGCTGCTGGCGCGGGAAGTATTGCGCAATCCGCACTGGCCCCTGCTCGCCGCGCACCAGCTCGGTGTCGAGGGGCCATGGCCGGCTCAGTACCTGCGGGCGAGGCCCCGGTAA
- a CDS encoding EVE domain-containing protein has translation MPAKKSAAKAPQSAPYETGAWADAFAPRARGERRYWLIKSEPGVFSFDDLLQSPKQTTCWDSIRNSAARNFLRDGMKVGDRCFFYHSNAEPSAIVGVCEVVKEGYPDHTAFDPSHEYHDGKSDPATPTWFMVDVKGIVAFETPVTLPQIKADPALSQMALLRVSRLSVVPVTPAEWRHVCALGGVKP, from the coding sequence ATGCCGGCCAAAAAATCGGCCGCGAAGGCGCCGCAGTCGGCTCCCTACGAGACCGGTGCGTGGGCCGACGCGTTTGCGCCGCGTGCGCGTGGTGAGCGTCGGTACTGGCTCATCAAGTCGGAGCCCGGCGTCTTCTCGTTCGACGACCTGTTGCAGTCACCGAAGCAGACCACCTGCTGGGACAGCATCCGCAATTCGGCGGCGCGCAATTTCCTGCGCGACGGCATGAAGGTCGGCGATCGTTGCTTCTTCTATCACTCGAACGCCGAGCCGTCGGCCATCGTGGGTGTGTGCGAGGTGGTGAAGGAGGGGTATCCCGATCACACGGCCTTCGATCCGTCGCACGAGTACCACGACGGGAAGTCCGATCCCGCGACGCCGACCTGGTTCATGGTGGATGTGAAGGGAATCGTGGCCTTCGAAACACCGGTCACGCTGCCGCAGATCAAGGCCGATCCGGCATTGTCGCAGATGGCGTTGCTCCGGGTGAGCCGACTGTCGGTGGTGCCGGTGACGCCCGCCGAGTGGCGGCATGTCTGCGCGCTGGGAGGCGTGAAGCCGTAG
- a CDS encoding serine hydrolase domain-containing protein has protein sequence MRPLPLSLRAVAPALLAAAAQIAAPRPLAAQDIDLVTTADRIFGAWNNTHGPGCAVGVARGGTTLLERGYGMADIAGERPITPATILESGSVAKQFTATAVMLLVKDGKLGLDDDARKYLPELPVYDRPITVRHLLTHTSGLREWSNLMAWQGWPRGTRVHTQPFVYSVITAQKALNYPVGAHYSYTNSGFLLLRTLVERVSGQSFADFSRDRIFTPLGLTHTRWRDDFTRIVPGLAQAYRRASDGWRIDMPTDNIIAAGGLLTTVGDWLRWNDALTKKTLGAAVVDSLTRQMRLNSGLEIAYALGLTVGRYRGTLEIAHSGSTAGYSTYLARYPQLGDLSIAVLCNVAGAGATQYTRQLVDALNPTLPRAAAADTVVADQAALLPWRGLYEDTRWHAVTTLDTAGGRLRQGNTPLRALRDGTWLMGNLRVRLAMDRDGRTRTIRTVTSDGDSVIYVWRAQSAWKPTPTELAAYAGRYRSDEIGNTFVVTVEGSVLTVSPRVGVVDSLVPTFRDAFDGSDNAVWFTRDAKGRVNAMHFGASRVWDFVSTRLP, from the coding sequence ATGCGCCCCCTCCCCCTTTCCCTGCGCGCCGTCGCACCGGCCCTGCTCGCGGCCGCCGCCCAGATCGCGGCTCCCCGGCCGCTCGCCGCCCAGGACATCGATCTGGTGACCACGGCCGATCGCATCTTCGGTGCCTGGAACAACACCCACGGCCCTGGATGCGCCGTCGGTGTCGCCCGCGGCGGCACGACCCTCCTCGAGCGCGGCTATGGCATGGCCGACATCGCCGGGGAGCGCCCCATCACCCCCGCCACGATTCTCGAATCGGGATCGGTGGCCAAGCAGTTCACCGCCACCGCCGTGATGCTGCTGGTGAAAGACGGCAAACTCGGGCTCGACGACGATGCCCGGAAATATCTCCCCGAACTCCCGGTGTACGATCGCCCCATCACGGTACGCCATCTGCTCACGCACACCAGCGGGCTCCGCGAATGGAGCAACCTGATGGCGTGGCAAGGATGGCCGCGCGGCACACGCGTGCACACGCAGCCGTTCGTGTACAGCGTCATCACGGCACAGAAAGCGCTCAACTATCCCGTGGGTGCACACTACTCGTACACCAACTCGGGCTTCCTGCTGCTGCGTACTCTGGTCGAGCGCGTGAGCGGTCAGTCGTTCGCCGACTTCAGTCGCGATCGCATCTTCACACCGCTGGGGCTCACGCATACACGCTGGCGCGACGATTTCACCCGCATCGTGCCGGGCCTCGCGCAGGCATATCGCCGCGCATCCGACGGCTGGCGCATCGACATGCCCACCGACAACATCATCGCCGCCGGTGGACTGCTCACCACCGTGGGCGACTGGCTGCGCTGGAACGATGCCCTCACGAAGAAGACCCTTGGCGCCGCGGTCGTGGATTCCCTCACGCGACAGATGCGCCTCAATAGCGGCCTCGAGATCGCGTACGCTCTGGGGCTCACCGTGGGTCGCTATCGCGGCACCCTGGAGATCGCGCATTCGGGATCGACGGCGGGATATTCCACCTATCTCGCGCGGTATCCCCAACTCGGCGATCTCTCCATCGCGGTGCTGTGCAATGTGGCCGGCGCGGGCGCCACGCAGTACACCCGTCAGCTCGTCGATGCACTGAATCCGACCCTGCCCCGTGCGGCGGCGGCAGACACCGTTGTGGCCGACCAGGCGGCCCTGCTTCCGTGGCGCGGTCTGTACGAAGACACGCGCTGGCATGCCGTGACCACACTCGATACCGCCGGTGGTCGTCTGCGCCAGGGCAACACCCCGCTGCGCGCCCTGCGTGACGGCACGTGGCTCATGGGCAACCTCCGCGTGCGTCTCGCCATGGACAGGGACGGCCGCACCCGCACCATCCGCACGGTCACCTCCGATGGCGATTCGGTGATCTACGTCTGGCGTGCACAGAGCGCCTGGAAACCAACGCCCACCGAACTCGCCGCGTATGCCGGACGATATCGCAGCGACGAGATCGGCAACACGTTCGTGGTGACCGTCGAGGGATCGGTCCTCACCGTGAGCCCGCGTGTCGGCGTGGTCGATTCCCTCGTTCCCACCTTCCGTGATGCCTTCGACGGCTCCGACAATGCCGTCTGGTTCACCCGTGATGCGAAGGGCCGTGTGAACGCGATGCACTTCGGCGCCTCGCGTGTCTGGGACTTCGTATCCACGCGCCTCCCCTGA
- a CDS encoding SDR family oxidoreductase: MTTCPTSPAVLITGAATGIGAACATAFARAGWRVGVCTLPDTRADADAVAASCQALGQDALVVEVDVTDDASCRAAAVAFETHMGQIDGLVNCAGTTRFVPHADLEALPSSEFGRTNSVNVLGTFQMIRACRAGLERSGRGAIVNYSSIAGISGVGSSVAYAASKGAVSTLTISMARALAPHIRVNAIAPGYVAGGLPSRVLSTDALAAVEATYLETQPLKRLLTPTEVAELTVFLIAGPAGITGEIIRMDNGLHLNG; this comes from the coding sequence ATGACCACCTGCCCCACGTCTCCCGCTGTCCTCATCACGGGCGCGGCCACCGGCATCGGTGCGGCCTGCGCCACCGCCTTCGCCCGCGCCGGATGGCGTGTGGGTGTCTGTACACTGCCCGATACGCGCGCCGACGCCGATGCCGTCGCCGCGTCCTGTCAGGCGCTCGGCCAGGACGCGCTGGTGGTGGAAGTCGATGTCACCGACGACGCCTCCTGCCGAGCCGCGGCGGTGGCGTTCGAAACGCACATGGGACAGATCGACGGACTCGTGAACTGCGCCGGCACCACCCGCTTCGTGCCGCACGCCGATCTCGAAGCGCTCCCGTCGAGTGAATTCGGACGCACGAACAGCGTCAACGTGCTCGGCACCTTCCAGATGATCCGCGCCTGCCGCGCCGGACTCGAACGCAGCGGTCGGGGCGCCATCGTCAACTATTCGTCCATCGCCGGCATCTCCGGTGTCGGATCGTCGGTGGCATACGCGGCCAGCAAGGGCGCCGTCAGCACCCTCACCATTTCGATGGCCCGCGCGCTCGCACCACACATCCGCGTGAATGCCATTGCGCCAGGATATGTGGCCGGTGGACTGCCCAGCCGGGTCCTCAGCACCGACGCACTCGCCGCCGTGGAAGCGACGTATCTGGAGACACAACCGCTCAAGCGCCTGCTCACCCCCACCGAAGTGGCGGAACTCACCGTGTTTCTCATTGCGGGCCCCGCCGGAATCACCGGCGAGATCATCCGCATGGACAACGGCCTGCATCTGAACGGCTGA
- a CDS encoding NAD(P)-dependent oxidoreductase, with amino-acid sequence MHASNATPMASSTVSIGFIGTGLIGAPMVERLLECGRTVVVWNRSPEKLAPLVAAGAVVAESMQDLARRVDIVCTCLTDTSAVASVLFGASEEASNGTSNGTPNETPNGTPGIASSMRAGQLLVDLSSIAPDATARMATRLTTESGAHWIDAPVSGGVPAARAGRLIIFAGGRADDIARAAPVFDALAQRVTHMGDNGAGQLAKSCNQQIVACNLMVIAETLAFAERAGVDASRLPAALAGGFADSLPLQIFGPRMAANIDTPRLGAVGTFRKDIEQVARLAEDVGADIPVTRAALARYREALSHPDVGAEGDASRLIRMLRGPMTARDTTGDTTPDSTQSAVHTTPDGPAA; translated from the coding sequence ATGCACGCATCCAACGCCACACCGATGGCCTCCAGCACCGTCTCCATCGGCTTCATCGGCACGGGCCTCATCGGCGCCCCCATGGTGGAGCGTCTGCTCGAATGTGGACGCACGGTGGTGGTGTGGAATCGCTCGCCGGAAAAACTGGCGCCGCTCGTGGCCGCGGGTGCGGTCGTGGCGGAGAGCATGCAGGACCTCGCCCGTCGGGTCGACATCGTCTGCACCTGTCTCACCGACACCAGCGCCGTGGCATCGGTGCTGTTCGGTGCATCGGAAGAGGCATCGAACGGAACGTCGAACGGAACGCCGAACGAAACACCGAACGGCACACCGGGAATCGCGTCGAGCATGCGCGCGGGTCAGCTGCTCGTCGATCTTTCGAGCATCGCTCCCGATGCCACCGCGCGCATGGCCACGCGGCTGACCACCGAATCGGGTGCGCACTGGATCGATGCTCCGGTTTCCGGTGGAGTGCCCGCGGCACGCGCGGGTCGTCTCATCATCTTCGCGGGCGGCCGCGCCGACGACATCGCGCGGGCAGCCCCGGTGTTCGATGCGCTCGCGCAGCGCGTCACGCACATGGGTGACAACGGCGCCGGTCAACTGGCCAAGAGCTGCAATCAGCAGATCGTGGCGTGCAATCTCATGGTGATCGCCGAAACGCTGGCCTTCGCGGAACGCGCCGGTGTCGATGCCTCACGCCTGCCGGCGGCGCTGGCGGGCGGCTTTGCCGACTCGTTGCCATTGCAGATCTTCGGACCACGCATGGCCGCGAACATCGACACACCGCGCCTCGGGGCCGTCGGCACGTTCCGGAAGGATATCGAGCAGGTCGCGCGGCTGGCGGAGGACGTGGGCGCCGACATCCCTGTCACGCGCGCCGCGCTCGCGCGATACCGCGAGGCCCTCTCGCATCCAGACGTCGGCGCCGAAGGAGACGCCTCACGACTCATTCGCATGCTCCGTGGGCCGATGACAGCGCGGGATACCACGGGGGATACTACGCCGGATTCCACTCAGTCGGCCGTGCACACCACACCCGACGGCCCTGCGGCATGA
- a CDS encoding dihydroxy-acid dehydratase produces MTRRFRSAAIYEGTIRATTHAFLEALGQSAEEITRPHIGVFHTGGEMSPCNMNLRDQAQHAKTGIYAGGGMPHECPVVSVSDGLSIAHSGMRYSLVSRELIADSVEASTEAHQWDGIFAIGGCDKNLPGLMMGMVRCNVPAVFVHGGAALPGRWKGRDTNVAETYETIGKVFAGEASTEELEALAHACLPSAGSCAGQFTANTMGMVSEAIGLAPIGSSMVPAVFSERAPLMRRAAAALMRAVMNDAPRPRDIVTREALENACAVVSATGGSTNAALHIPAIAHEAGISFTLDDVAAVFRRTPLIADLQPGGRYLARDLHYAGGAGVVLRALLDADALHGQCLTFTGRTLAEELTDAAPVDGRVVHAVSDALSMDGGVTVLTGNLCPDGALLKTAGLGTLVHRGPARVFESEEAALVAVRDRAYDAGDVLVIRNEGPRGGPGMREMLGITALLYGQGMGARVALLTDGRFSGATRGLCIGHAGPEAADGGPIAVLRDGDIIAIDARPEARRITVELSDEALASRLAGLPSHRVPHHARGGVLQKYVKLVGPAHRGATTHSGL; encoded by the coding sequence ATGACCCGGCGCTTCCGCTCGGCGGCGATCTACGAAGGCACCATCCGCGCCACGACGCACGCCTTCCTCGAGGCATTGGGTCAGAGCGCCGAAGAGATCACCAGGCCGCACATCGGCGTATTCCACACCGGTGGCGAGATGAGCCCGTGCAACATGAACCTGCGCGATCAGGCGCAGCATGCGAAGACGGGCATCTACGCGGGCGGCGGCATGCCCCACGAGTGTCCGGTGGTCTCGGTGTCCGATGGCCTCTCCATCGCCCACAGCGGCATGCGCTACTCGCTGGTGTCGCGTGAACTCATTGCCGACAGCGTGGAAGCGAGCACCGAAGCGCATCAGTGGGACGGTATCTTCGCCATCGGCGGATGCGACAAGAATCTGCCCGGCCTGATGATGGGCATGGTGCGTTGCAACGTGCCCGCGGTGTTCGTGCATGGCGGTGCGGCCCTGCCCGGGCGTTGGAAGGGCCGTGACACCAACGTGGCGGAAACGTACGAGACCATCGGCAAGGTCTTCGCGGGTGAAGCCAGCACGGAAGAACTCGAAGCCCTGGCGCACGCCTGTCTGCCGTCGGCGGGATCGTGCGCCGGACAGTTCACGGCCAACACCATGGGCATGGTGTCGGAAGCCATCGGTCTCGCGCCCATTGGGTCCAGCATGGTGCCCGCGGTCTTCAGCGAACGGGCACCGCTCATGCGCCGCGCCGCGGCCGCACTCATGCGCGCCGTGATGAACGATGCCCCACGTCCACGGGACATCGTGACCCGCGAGGCGCTGGAGAATGCCTGCGCTGTGGTATCGGCCACCGGCGGTTCCACGAATGCGGCGCTGCACATTCCCGCCATCGCGCACGAAGCGGGCATCTCGTTCACGCTCGACGACGTGGCCGCGGTGTTCCGGCGCACACCGCTCATTGCCGATCTGCAGCCTGGTGGACGGTATCTCGCGCGCGACCTCCACTACGCGGGCGGCGCCGGCGTGGTGCTGCGGGCATTGCTCGATGCCGATGCCCTGCACGGACAGTGTCTCACATTCACCGGGCGCACGCTGGCCGAAGAGCTCACCGATGCGGCGCCGGTGGATGGCCGCGTCGTGCATGCCGTGAGCGACGCGCTCTCGATGGACGGCGGCGTCACGGTGCTCACCGGCAACCTCTGTCCCGATGGCGCACTGCTCAAGACGGCCGGACTCGGCACACTCGTGCATCGCGGTCCGGCCCGCGTCTTCGAAAGCGAGGAAGCCGCGCTGGTGGCCGTGCGCGATCGTGCCTACGATGCCGGCGATGTGCTCGTCATCCGCAACGAAGGCCCACGCGGTGGACCGGGCATGCGGGAGATGCTGGGTATCACGGCGCTTCTGTACGGCCAGGGCATGGGCGCCAGAGTCGCGTTGCTCACCGACGGACGATTCAGCGGCGCCACGCGTGGTCTCTGCATCGGACACGCCGGCCCGGAAGCGGCCGACGGCGGCCCCATCGCCGTCCTCCGTGACGGCGACATCATCGCCATCGATGCGCGCCCGGAGGCGCGGCGTATCACGGTCGAACTGTCCGACGAAGCACTCGCATCACGGCTCGCCGGACTCCCATCACATCGGGTACCGCATCATGCGCGGGGTGGCGTGCTGCAGAAATACGTGAAGCTGGTCGGGCCGGCACATCGTGGTGCCACGACGCACAGTGGCCTCTGA